The genomic segment AATAATCTCATCGCCATTCTTTAAAGCTGTACAAACCAAGCCACGCAATGTACCACAATCCTCTTCGGTGATAATAACATCGTGAGAAACGTCTACAAGACGTCGAGTCAAGTAACCGGCATCGGCAGTCTTCATAGCGGTATCAGCAAGACCCTTACGGGCACCGTGAGAAGCGATAAAGTACTCCAATACAGACATACCCTCCTTAAAGTTAGAAAGGATAGGGTTCTCGATGATCTGCGCGCCCTCTGCACCAGCCTTCTGAGGTTTAGCCATCAAACCACGCATACCAGACAACTGCTTAATCTGATCCTTAGAACCACGGGCTCCGGAATCAAGCATCATGTATACGGCGTTGAATCCCTGGTCAGCTTCGGTCATCTCCTTCATCAAGATATTACCCAAATCTGTATTTACGTGAGTCCACGCATCAATAACCTGGTTGTATCGTTCCTTGTTGGTGATGAAACCCATATTATAGTTATTGGTAATTTCCTCTACCTCCTTGCGACCGCGCTCAACAATAGCTTCCTTCTCTGGTGGAATAATAATATCACCAAGGTTGAATGACAATCCTGCGACATAAGCCATACGATAACCTAAGTTCTTGATTCCATCAAGGAATTCACAAGCCTTAGCCATACCAACAGCCTTAATAACATTAGAAATCAAACCACGGAGGGTTTTCTTGGAAATCACATCATTGAAGAAGCCAACTTCATCAGGAATGATACCATTAACGATGACACGTCCAACAGAAGTTTCTACCATTCGTTTCTGGATTGTACCATCAACCAAGTCGTCAACTACAACCTTAATCAAAGCATGAAGATCACATCGGCCCTCGTTACGAGCAATCAATGCCTCTTCAGGACCATAGAATGTCAAGCCCTCACCCTTTGCACCTGGACGAATCTTAGTAATATAGTAAAGACCAAGCACCATATCCTGAGAAGGAACGGTGATAGGCGCACCATTAGCTGGGTTGAGAATGTTATGACTCTGAAGCATCAGGATTTGAGCCTCCAAAACAGCCTCATTGCTCAATGGAAGGTGAACAGCCATCTGGTCACCATCGAAGTCGGCGTTGAACGCTGTACATGCCAATGGATGCAACTGAATAGCCTTACCCTCAATCATCTTAGGCTGGAATGCCTGGATACCGAGTCGGTGAAGCGTAGGGGCACGGTTCAACATAACCGGATGACCCTTCATTACATTCTCAAGAATATCCCAGATAACTGGCTCGCGACGATCAACAATCTTCTTGGCACTTTTTACAGTCTTTACGATACCACGCTCTATCAACTTACGGATGATAAATGGTTTGTAAAGCTCTGCAGCCATCAGTTTTGGAAGACCACACTCACCCATCTTCAACTCTGGACCTACAACGATTACAGAACGGGCAGAATAGTCAACACGCTTACCCAGCAAGTTCTGACGGAAACGTCCCTGCTTACCCTTTAAAGAGTCAGAGAGTGACTTCAAAGGACGATTGCTCTCACTCTTTACAGCAGAACTCTTGCGTGAGTTGTCGAACAAGCTGTCAACAGCCTCCTGCAACATACGCTTCTCGTTACGGAGAATAACCTCAGGAGCCTTGATCTCAACCAATCTCTTCAAACGGTTGTTACGGATAATCACACGACGATAGAGGTCATTCAAGTCTGATGTTGCAAAACGACCACCATCCAATGGTACCAACGGACGAAGCTCTGGTGGAGTAACAGGAATAATCTTCATGATCATCCATTCTGGCTTGTTAATACCTTTACTAGCACGGAAACCTTCTACAACTTGCAGACGCTTCAGAGCCTCAGTTTTACGCTGCTGACTTGAATCATTATTTGCGCGATCGCGGAGTTCGTATGACAAAGAGTCAAGGTCTACATTCTGGAGCAACTGATAAATTGCTTCAGCACCCATTTTTGCTATAAACTTATTAGGGTCCGTATCGTCCAAAAGTTCATTGTCACCATTAGGATCATACTGGTCAAGAAGAGCCATATATTCATCTTCTGACAAGAGATCAAGTTTGTGAGAACCGTTCAATTCAAGACCATCAGCATCAGTCTTTCCCTCAAGAATACCAGGCTGGATAACTACATACTTCTCGTAGTAAATGACAGCATCAAGTTTCTTGGTCGGCATACCCAAAAGGTAACCAATCTTATTTGGAAGAGAACGGAAATACCAAATATGAGCAACAGGTACGACAAGCTCAATGTGACCAGAGCGTTCACGACGAACTTTCTTCTCTGTAACTTCTACACCGCATCGGTCGCAGACGATTCCCTTATAACGGATACGCTTGTACTTGCCGCAGGCGCATTCATAGTCCTTAGTCGGACCAAAAATACGCTCGCAGAACAAGCCATCACGCTCCGGCTTATATGTACGATAATTAATGGTTTCCGGTTTAGTAACCTCACCATACGAATTTTCCAAGATCTCCTCTGGCGAAGCGAGACCGATGGTAATCTTCGTAAAATTATTCTTTACCTTTGTATCTTTTTTGAAAGCCATGTTTCTATATATAAATTAGGGGTTCTCAAAATTAATCAAGTTTGATGCTCAAACCAAGGCCACGAAGCTCATGGAGCAATACGTTAAGTGACTCAGGAATACCAGGAGTTGGCATTGGATCGCCCTTTACGATTGCTTCGTATGCCTTGCTACGTCCTACAACATCATCTGACTTAACAGTCAGAATCTCCTGCAAAACGTGGCTTGCACCGAATGCCTCGATAGCCCAGACCTCCATCTCTCCGAATCGCTGACCACCAAACTGTGCTTTACCACCAAGTGGCTGTTGTGTAATCAAAGAGTATGGACCGATAGAACGAGCGTGCATCTTATCCTCAACCATATGACCTAACTTCAAGAAGTATGTCATACCAACAGTAGCTGGCTGGTCAAACTGCTCTCCAGTCTCACCATCATAAAGGTAAGTTGAGCAGAAACGTGGCAAGCCTGCCTTATCTGTCCATTCAGAGAGATCATCCAATTTAGCACCATCAAAGATAGGAGTAGCAAACTTTACACCCAACTTTTTACCTGCAGCACCCAAGATACACTCGAAGATCTGACCAAGGTTCATACGTGAAGGCACACCCAATGGATTCAATACCATATCAA from the Segatella copri genome contains:
- the rpoC gene encoding DNA-directed RNA polymerase subunit beta' gives rise to the protein MAFKKDTKVKNNFTKITIGLASPEEILENSYGEVTKPETINYRTYKPERDGLFCERIFGPTKDYECACGKYKRIRYKGIVCDRCGVEVTEKKVRRERSGHIELVVPVAHIWYFRSLPNKIGYLLGMPTKKLDAVIYYEKYVVIQPGILEGKTDADGLELNGSHKLDLLSEDEYMALLDQYDPNGDNELLDDTDPNKFIAKMGAEAIYQLLQNVDLDSLSYELRDRANNDSSQQRKTEALKRLQVVEGFRASKGINKPEWMIMKIIPVTPPELRPLVPLDGGRFATSDLNDLYRRVIIRNNRLKRLVEIKAPEVILRNEKRMLQEAVDSLFDNSRKSSAVKSESNRPLKSLSDSLKGKQGRFRQNLLGKRVDYSARSVIVVGPELKMGECGLPKLMAAELYKPFIIRKLIERGIVKTVKSAKKIVDRREPVIWDILENVMKGHPVMLNRAPTLHRLGIQAFQPKMIEGKAIQLHPLACTAFNADFDGDQMAVHLPLSNEAVLEAQILMLQSHNILNPANGAPITVPSQDMVLGLYYITKIRPGAKGEGLTFYGPEEALIARNEGRCDLHALIKVVVDDLVDGTIQKRMVETSVGRVIVNGIIPDEVGFFNDVISKKTLRGLISNVIKAVGMAKACEFLDGIKNLGYRMAYVAGLSFNLGDIIIPPEKEAIVERGRKEVEEITNNYNMGFITNKERYNQVIDAWTHVNTDLGNILMKEMTEADQGFNAVYMMLDSGARGSKDQIKQLSGMRGLMAKPQKAGAEGAQIIENPILSNFKEGMSVLEYFIASHGARKGLADTAMKTADAGYLTRRLVDVSHDVIITEEDCGTLRGLVCTALKNGDEIISSLYERILGRVSVHDVIHPTTGELIVKSGEEITEAKAKAIDESPIESVEIRSVLTCESKKGVCMKCYGRNLATARMVQLGEAVGVIAAQAIGEPGTQLTLRTFHAGGIASNAAANAKIAAKNKSRIEFDELSTVPFVEEDEEGNDIKCEKVVSHLAEIRFVDPNTNIVLATLNVPYGSSLYHKEGEIVEKDTVIARWDPFNAVIVSQYAGTLKFNDVQKDQTYRAEVDETTGLEEKIITDSKNKAMVPSCDVIDANGEILGTYNFPVGGHLAVEDGQTINTGEVLVKIPRAVGGAGDITGGLPRVTELLEARNPSNPAVVSEIDGEVTMGKVKRGNREIIVTSKTGDQKKYLVSLSKQILVQEHDAVRAGTPLSDGSVTPGDILAIMGPTAVQEYIVNQIQDVYRLQGVAINDKHFEVVVRQMMRKVRIDDPGDTTFLEQELVDKLDFAEENDRIWGKKVVTDGGDSESLKPGQIITARRLRDENSALKRRDLKLVQVRDAVSATSTQILQGITRAALGTKSFMSAASFQETTKVLNEAAIRGKVDYLEGMKENVICGHLIPAGTGLRQWDKLIVGSKEEYERMQANKKNVLDYADSPIGE